One region of Candidatus Polarisedimenticolaceae bacterium genomic DNA includes:
- a CDS encoding ABC transporter permease yields the protein MSAVVAVVKRELQAYFVSPVAYAFMAVFLFIIAAGFSVGFMRYVMIPAAVFEKWGLTIRTQLVAGQYGLVTWGYFAALFSLPGLSMRLLSEEKKLGTAELLFTSPITSAQIVVGKFFGAVTLYAFILFLTLPFPAFLAWKGEPELAALGAAYLGLFFYGAVMLAAGVFASSLTESQFIALILTYAIVMPLVLVEFAVPLVRPPFDQVVSALAIGYALKAAALGSIDTAYVILQTILIAAFLFLAVRVIDSPRWR from the coding sequence GTGAGCGCGGTCGTGGCGGTCGTCAAGCGCGAGCTCCAGGCGTATTTCGTGTCGCCGGTCGCGTACGCGTTCATGGCGGTGTTCCTCTTCATCATCGCCGCGGGCTTCTCCGTCGGATTCATGCGCTACGTGATGATCCCGGCCGCCGTGTTCGAGAAATGGGGCCTCACGATCCGGACTCAGCTCGTGGCGGGCCAATACGGGCTCGTGACGTGGGGGTACTTCGCCGCGCTCTTCTCGCTGCCCGGGCTCTCGATGCGCCTCCTCTCCGAGGAGAAGAAGCTCGGCACCGCCGAGCTCCTCTTCACGTCGCCGATCACCTCGGCGCAGATCGTCGTCGGGAAGTTCTTCGGCGCGGTCACGCTCTACGCGTTCATCCTCTTCCTTACCCTCCCGTTCCCCGCGTTCCTGGCGTGGAAGGGCGAGCCGGAGCTGGCGGCGCTCGGTGCCGCGTACCTCGGCCTGTTCTTCTACGGCGCGGTCATGCTGGCCGCCGGCGTCTTCGCGTCGTCCCTGACCGAGAGCCAGTTCATCGCGCTCATCCTCACGTACGCGATCGTCATGCCGCTCGTTCTCGTCGAGTTCGCGGTGCCGCTCGTGCGGCCGCCGTTCGACCAGGTCGTGAGCGCGCTCGCCATCGGCTACGCCCTGAAGGCCGCCGCGCTCGGCTCGATCGACACGGCGTACGTCATCCTCCAAACGATCCTCATCGCGGCCTTCCTGTTCCTTGCGGTGCGCGTCATCGACTCGCCGCGGTGGAGGTGA
- a CDS encoding ATP-binding cassette domain-containing protein, translated as MISVDRLTKVYGPRVAVWRLTFEVAPGEILGFLGPNGAGKTTTMRMLTGFLPPSSGSAKIAGHDVVKDPLAAKASIGYLCEMPPVYLEMTVGAYLDFVAAIKRVPPAARKAAIARAIELAGLVPVAHRVAGHLSKGYRQRVGLAQAILHRPKVLVLDEPTVGLDPRQITEMRRLIRGLAGEQTVILSTHILPEVAAVCSRAVIISEGQLVAEDSIENLTARARRTPLVRLRVARDLPGLAERLAAIPGVSEVSQPAPATYTVRTEGGDDACERVAAAAIAAGAGLLELSSSRASLEDVFLDLVTEESEEAPA; from the coding sequence ATGATCTCGGTCGATCGGCTCACCAAGGTCTACGGTCCGCGCGTCGCGGTCTGGCGGCTCACGTTCGAGGTCGCGCCCGGAGAGATCCTCGGCTTCCTCGGCCCGAACGGCGCGGGGAAGACGACGACGATGCGCATGCTGACCGGGTTCCTTCCTCCCTCCTCGGGATCGGCGAAGATCGCGGGCCACGACGTCGTCAAGGATCCCCTCGCCGCGAAGGCTTCGATCGGGTATCTCTGCGAGATGCCCCCCGTCTATCTCGAAATGACGGTCGGCGCGTATCTCGACTTCGTCGCCGCGATCAAGCGCGTGCCGCCGGCCGCGCGGAAGGCGGCGATCGCTCGTGCGATCGAGCTCGCGGGCCTCGTCCCGGTCGCGCACCGCGTCGCCGGCCATCTCTCGAAGGGCTATCGCCAGCGCGTCGGGCTCGCGCAGGCGATCCTCCACCGGCCCAAGGTCCTCGTCCTGGACGAGCCGACGGTCGGGCTCGACCCACGCCAGATCACCGAGATGCGACGGCTCATCCGCGGGCTCGCGGGGGAGCAGACGGTGATCCTCTCCACCCACATCCTTCCCGAGGTCGCCGCGGTCTGCTCGCGCGCGGTCATCATCAGCGAAGGCCAGCTCGTCGCCGAGGACTCGATCGAGAACCTGACCGCACGCGCGCGGCGGACGCCGCTCGTGCGTCTCCGTGTCGCGCGCGACCTTCCAGGTCTCGCCGAGCGGCTCGCCGCGATCCCCGGGGTGAGCGAGGTCTCGCAGCCTGCGCCCGCGACGTACACCGTGCGGACCGAGGGAGGCGACGACGCCTGCGAGCGCGTCGCCGCGGCGGCGATCGCGGCCGGCGCGGGGCTCCTCGAGCTGAGCTCTTCGCGCGCGAGCCTCGAGGACGTCTTCCTCGATCTCGTCACCGAGGAGAGCGAGGAGGCGCCGGCGTGA
- a CDS encoding DciA family protein: MIADRRARGFERVGTAGAAALGLAPVRARQLAVEAAWRRVAGRSLAERATVVDLSRGILSLRVADPTWRRAIDRLLPELSARFAREHGALGVVRFRIV, encoded by the coding sequence ATGATCGCCGATCGACGCGCACGGGGTTTCGAGCGGGTGGGAACGGCGGGCGCCGCGGCGCTCGGTCTCGCCCCCGTCCGCGCGCGCCAGCTCGCCGTCGAGGCCGCCTGGCGCCGCGTCGCGGGCCGCTCCCTCGCCGAGCGTGCGACGGTCGTCGATCTGTCGCGCGGCATCCTGAGCCTGCGCGTCGCCGACCCGACGTGGCGGCGCGCGATCGACCGCCTCCTGCCGGAGCTCTCGGCGCGCTTCGCCCGCGAACACGGGGCGCTCGGCGTCGTGCGATTCCGGATCGTTTGA
- the ruvX gene encoding Holliday junction resolvase RuvX — protein MTEGASRVLGIDLGTVRVGLALSDPLGLTAQPRGFLPRRALAKDLAPLAALIREQGIGTIVVGHPRTLAGDTGPAAAGAEAFAARLAEALPCRIVLWDERLTTVQAQRALLEGDVRRSKRREIVDQTAAAIMLQSWLDAQTAGSSST, from the coding sequence TTGACCGAAGGCGCGAGCCGCGTCCTGGGGATCGACCTCGGGACCGTCCGCGTCGGTCTCGCGCTCTCCGATCCTCTCGGCCTGACGGCGCAGCCGCGGGGCTTCTTGCCGCGCCGTGCGCTGGCGAAGGATCTGGCGCCGCTCGCCGCGCTCATCCGTGAGCAGGGGATCGGCACGATCGTCGTCGGTCATCCGCGCACACTCGCCGGTGACACCGGCCCGGCGGCGGCCGGCGCCGAGGCTTTCGCCGCGCGCCTCGCGGAGGCGCTTCCGTGCCGGATCGTCCTGTGGGACGAGCGCCTCACGACGGTGCAGGCGCAGCGTGCGCTCCTCGAAGGGGACGTGCGGCGGTCGAAGCGCCGCGAGATCGTCGATCAGACCGCGGCGGCGATCATGCTCCAGAGCTGGCTCGACGCTCAGACGGCCGGATCGTCCTCGACGTAG
- a CDS encoding nucleoside triphosphate pyrophosphatase encodes MLPLVLASASPRRRELLAVLGLRFDVRPADVDESPAPGERPEEHVVRLAAAKAAAVAHAVRLGGVDALVLAADTTVALAGEILGKPGGEDGALAMLRRLAGRTHEVLTACRVVRTDDGRTAAALAVTRVTFAPWDERRARWYVGTGEPMDKAGAYGIQGHGVFLAEGIDGSWSNVVGLPLETLPRLFEQVGCDLLHHMESARRG; translated from the coding sequence GTGCTGCCGCTCGTCCTCGCCTCGGCGTCGCCCCGCCGCCGGGAGCTGCTCGCCGTCCTGGGACTCCGCTTCGACGTTCGCCCGGCCGACGTGGACGAGTCGCCGGCCCCGGGCGAGCGCCCCGAGGAGCACGTCGTTCGCCTCGCCGCGGCGAAGGCGGCCGCCGTCGCGCACGCCGTTCGCCTGGGCGGGGTCGACGCCCTCGTCCTCGCCGCCGACACGACGGTCGCTCTCGCCGGCGAGATCCTGGGGAAGCCCGGCGGCGAGGACGGCGCCCTCGCGATGCTCCGCCGCCTCGCCGGCCGGACGCACGAGGTGCTCACCGCGTGCCGTGTCGTCCGCACCGACGACGGGCGCACGGCGGCGGCGCTCGCCGTCACCCGCGTCACCTTCGCGCCGTGGGACGAGCGACGCGCGCGCTGGTACGTCGGGACCGGCGAGCCGATGGACAAGGCGGGCGCCTACGGCATCCAGGGCCACGGCGTGTTCCTCGCCGAAGGGATCGACGGATCGTGGAGCAACGTGGTCGGTTTGCCGCTCGAGACGCTTCCGAGATTGTTCGAGCAGGTCGGTTGCGACCTCCTCCACCACATGGAATCGGCCCGTCGCGGGTGA
- the gcvP gene encoding aminomethyl-transferring glycine dehydrogenase yields MPTHEEDRFVDRHVGPREDDVREMLRALASDSLDDLLARALPAGIGLTRSLDLPPALTEAQAMDALAALAGKNRLFRSYIGLGYHGTLVPAVLRRNVLENPGWYTQYTPYQAEISQGRLEAMLNFQTLIISLTGLPVANASLLDEGTAAAEAMALTARVHEGDVHGKCFFVSERCHPQTIEVVRTRAKPLGLPVVVGDHASWDFSRPTFGALVAYPATDGAVLDYSPFVTRAHAAGSLVVVVADLLALTLLRPPGEFGADVAVGSAQRFGVPMGFGGPHAAFMAVRDEFKRQIPGRLVGVSKDTAGRPAYRMALQTREQHIRREKATSNICTAQVLLAVMASMYAVYHGPEGLRAIAARVRRFTLRLAAALRASGYAVGPELAFDTLRVGRGPMASAEIVKRALARGINLRTFDGGDLGIALDETVGEPDLADLLAIFGAHEAGEPDVAIPLPHRRTSEILAHPVFHAYRSETEMMRYLKRLESRDLSLTTSMIPLGSCTMKLNAASEMLPISYPGFASLHPFVPNDQAEGYRALTDSLARWLAELTGFAAVSLMPNAGSQGEYAGMLVIRAYHEARGDAKRDVCLIPISAHGTNPASATMAGMKVVVVACDAQGNVDLPDLRKKAAEHHDSLAAIMVTYPSTHGIFEESIRELCTIVHEAGGLVYLDGANMNALVGVCRPGDLGADVCHLNLHKTFCIPHGGGGPGMGPIGVAAKLAPYLPRHPFADVGGAEGIGPVSASPWGSGSILPISWAYIAMMGADGLKRATEVAVLNANYIARRLAPHYPLVYRGRAGTVAHECIVDVRPMRATAGIEVEDVAKRLMDYGFHAPTMSWPVPGTLMIEPTESESKEELDRFCDAMIAIREEIREIEEGRADRAINLLKMAPHTAETVTAEAWDRPYSRERAAFPDAGTRAHKFWPSVGRVDNAYGDRNLVCACPPLEAYAEK; encoded by the coding sequence ATGCCGACACACGAAGAAGATCGCTTCGTCGACCGTCACGTCGGTCCGCGAGAGGACGACGTCCGCGAGATGCTGCGCGCGCTCGCCTCGGACAGCCTCGACGATCTCCTCGCCCGAGCGCTCCCGGCCGGGATCGGCCTGACGCGCTCGCTCGACCTCCCGCCCGCGCTCACGGAAGCCCAGGCGATGGACGCGCTCGCCGCGCTCGCGGGAAAGAATCGCCTCTTCCGCTCGTACATCGGCCTCGGCTATCACGGCACCCTCGTTCCCGCGGTGCTCCGGCGGAACGTCCTCGAGAACCCGGGCTGGTACACGCAGTACACGCCGTACCAGGCGGAGATCTCGCAGGGCCGCCTCGAGGCGATGCTGAACTTCCAGACCCTGATCATCTCGCTGACCGGGCTGCCGGTCGCGAACGCCTCGCTGCTCGACGAGGGGACGGCCGCCGCCGAGGCGATGGCGCTCACCGCGCGCGTGCACGAGGGTGACGTTCACGGGAAGTGCTTCTTCGTCTCGGAGCGGTGTCACCCGCAGACGATCGAGGTCGTGCGCACGCGCGCGAAGCCGCTCGGCCTGCCGGTCGTCGTCGGCGACCATGCGTCGTGGGATTTCTCGCGCCCGACCTTCGGCGCGCTCGTGGCCTACCCGGCGACCGACGGCGCCGTCCTCGACTACTCGCCCTTCGTGACGCGGGCGCACGCCGCGGGCAGCCTCGTCGTCGTCGTCGCCGATCTCCTCGCCCTCACCCTCCTCCGCCCGCCGGGCGAGTTCGGCGCCGACGTCGCCGTCGGGAGCGCGCAGCGATTCGGCGTGCCGATGGGGTTCGGCGGGCCGCACGCGGCGTTCATGGCGGTGCGCGACGAGTTCAAGCGCCAGATCCCGGGCCGCCTCGTCGGCGTCTCGAAGGACACCGCGGGGCGTCCGGCCTATCGCATGGCGCTCCAGACGCGCGAGCAGCACATCCGGCGCGAGAAGGCGACGAGCAACATCTGCACCGCGCAGGTCCTCCTCGCCGTGATGGCGTCGATGTACGCCGTCTATCACGGGCCCGAAGGGCTCCGCGCGATCGCGGCCCGCGTCCGCCGCTTCACCCTTCGCCTCGCCGCGGCCCTCCGGGCGAGCGGGTACGCCGTCGGCCCCGAGCTGGCGTTCGACACGCTGCGCGTCGGCCGCGGCCCCATGGCGAGCGCCGAGATCGTGAAGCGGGCCCTCGCACGCGGGATCAACCTCAGGACGTTCGACGGCGGCGACCTCGGCATCGCGCTCGACGAGACGGTGGGCGAGCCGGATCTCGCCGACCTCCTCGCGATCTTCGGCGCGCACGAGGCCGGCGAGCCGGACGTCGCGATCCCGCTCCCCCACCGCCGCACGAGCGAGATCCTCGCGCACCCGGTTTTCCACGCGTACCGGTCGGAGACCGAGATGATGCGCTACCTGAAGCGCCTCGAGTCCCGCGACCTGTCGCTGACGACGTCGATGATCCCGCTCGGCTCGTGCACGATGAAGCTCAACGCGGCGTCGGAGATGCTGCCGATCTCCTACCCGGGCTTCGCGTCGCTCCACCCGTTCGTCCCGAACGACCAGGCCGAGGGCTACCGCGCGCTCACCGATTCGCTCGCGCGCTGGCTCGCCGAGCTCACCGGCTTCGCGGCGGTCTCGCTCATGCCGAACGCCGGCTCGCAGGGCGAGTACGCCGGGATGCTCGTCATCCGCGCGTATCACGAAGCCCGCGGCGACGCGAAGCGCGACGTGTGCCTCATCCCGATCTCCGCGCACGGCACGAACCCGGCCTCGGCAACGATGGCGGGGATGAAGGTCGTCGTCGTCGCGTGCGATGCGCAGGGGAACGTCGACCTCCCCGACCTGCGCAAGAAGGCGGCGGAGCATCACGACTCCCTCGCCGCGATCATGGTCACCTACCCGTCGACGCACGGCATCTTCGAGGAGTCGATCCGCGAGCTGTGCACGATCGTCCACGAGGCCGGGGGTCTCGTCTACCTCGACGGCGCCAACATGAACGCGCTCGTCGGCGTGTGTCGGCCGGGCGATCTCGGCGCCGACGTCTGCCACCTGAACCTCCACAAGACGTTCTGCATCCCGCACGGCGGCGGCGGGCCCGGGATGGGTCCGATCGGCGTCGCCGCAAAGCTCGCGCCCTATCTGCCGCGGCATCCGTTCGCCGACGTCGGCGGCGCCGAAGGCATCGGCCCCGTGTCCGCGAGCCCGTGGGGCAGCGGGAGCATCCTCCCGATCAGCTGGGCCTACATCGCGATGATGGGAGCGGACGGCCTGAAGCGCGCGACCGAGGTCGCCGTCCTGAACGCGAACTACATCGCGCGACGCCTCGCCCCGCACTACCCGCTCGTCTATCGAGGCCGCGCGGGCACCGTCGCCCACGAGTGCATCGTCGACGTCCGTCCGATGCGCGCGACGGCCGGGATCGAGGTCGAGGACGTCGCGAAGCGGCTCATGGACTACGGCTTCCACGCCCCGACGATGTCGTGGCCGGTCCCCGGCACGCTCATGATCGAGCCGACCGAGAGCGAGTCGAAGGAAGAGCTCGACCGCTTCTGCGACGCGATGATCGCGATCCGCGAAGAGATCCGCGAGATCGAGGAGGGACGCGCCGATCGCGCGATCAACCTCCTCAAGATGGCGCCGCACACCGCCGAGACGGTCACGGCTGAAGCGTGGGACCGTCCCTACTCGCGCGAGCGCGCCGCGTTTCCCGACGCCGGCACGCGGGCCCACAAGTTCTGGCCTTCGGTCGGACGCGTCGACAACGCCTACGGCGACCGGAACCTCGTCTGCGCGTGCCCGCCTCTCGAGGCCTACGCCGAGAAATAA
- the gcvH gene encoding glycine cleavage system protein GcvH, with product MTMFPSDRRYTKEHEWVLTAGTTATMGITDFAQKELGDIVYVELPAVGRTVAQGEVLGTIESVKAVSEIYAPISGTVAEVNGLLGDKPETINADPHGAGWICKLTVTVPAELDALLDSGRYAALAG from the coding sequence ATGACGATGTTTCCCAGCGATCGCCGGTACACCAAAGAGCACGAGTGGGTCCTGACCGCGGGAACGACCGCGACGATGGGGATCACCGATTTCGCCCAGAAAGAGCTCGGCGACATCGTCTACGTCGAGCTGCCCGCCGTCGGACGGACCGTGGCGCAGGGCGAGGTTCTGGGCACGATCGAGTCGGTCAAGGCGGTCTCTGAGATCTACGCCCCGATCTCGGGAACCGTCGCGGAGGTCAACGGCCTCCTCGGCGACAAGCCCGAGACGATCAACGCCGATCCGCACGGCGCCGGCTGGATCTGCAAGCTCACAGTCACGGTGCCCGCCGAGCTCGACGCGCTCCTCGACTCGGGACGCTACGCGGCGCTCGCCGGCTAG
- the gcvT gene encoding glycine cleavage system aminomethyltransferase GcvT, translating into MSVPSVKSTPLNRAHRKAGARMVSFAGWDMPVQYTGVIDEHMAVRTRAGLFDVSHMGEAEVRGAEALPYLQHVTSNDVSRLTPGRIQYSALTTPEGTFVDDLLVYKLAEDDYLLVINAGNTPKDLDWLRYHAKGFDVRVRDVSDLYGQIALQGPKAQEILQPLTRAALPAMKYYAFDKTEVAGTSCIVSRTGYTGEDGFEIYCPAESAEGIWDALLEAGRPVGLVPAGLAARDTLRLEAKMALYGNDIDDTTTVLEADLGWILKLDKGEFLGRDVLLRQKAEGITRKLVGFETEGRAIARHGHTALSSGTPVGVVTSGTFAPYLKKNIGLAYLPVALTEPGTRFEVEIRGRAEPAVVIPTPFYKRVR; encoded by the coding sequence GTGAGCGTTCCTTCGGTCAAGTCGACGCCCTTGAACCGCGCGCACCGCAAGGCCGGCGCGCGCATGGTCTCGTTCGCGGGCTGGGACATGCCGGTCCAGTACACCGGTGTCATCGACGAGCACATGGCGGTGCGCACGCGCGCCGGGCTGTTCGACGTCAGCCACATGGGCGAGGCCGAGGTGCGCGGGGCGGAGGCGCTCCCTTACCTGCAGCACGTGACGTCGAACGACGTGTCGCGGCTCACGCCGGGACGGATCCAGTACAGCGCGCTGACGACACCGGAGGGGACGTTCGTCGACGACCTCCTCGTCTACAAGCTCGCGGAGGACGACTATCTTCTCGTCATCAACGCGGGGAACACGCCGAAGGATCTCGACTGGCTCCGTTACCACGCCAAGGGGTTCGACGTTCGCGTCCGGGACGTCTCCGACCTCTACGGCCAGATCGCCCTCCAGGGCCCGAAGGCGCAGGAGATCCTGCAGCCGCTGACGCGCGCCGCTCTCCCGGCGATGAAGTACTACGCCTTCGATAAGACGGAAGTTGCCGGTACGAGCTGCATCGTCTCGCGCACCGGCTACACCGGGGAAGACGGCTTCGAGATCTATTGTCCCGCCGAGTCGGCGGAAGGGATCTGGGATGCCCTCCTCGAGGCGGGCCGCCCGGTGGGGCTCGTCCCCGCGGGGCTCGCCGCGCGCGACACGCTCCGCCTCGAGGCGAAGATGGCGCTCTACGGGAACGACATCGACGACACGACGACGGTGCTCGAGGCCGACCTCGGCTGGATCTTGAAGCTCGACAAGGGCGAATTCCTCGGGCGGGACGTGCTCCTCCGCCAGAAGGCCGAGGGAATCACGCGCAAGCTCGTCGGCTTCGAGACCGAGGGGCGCGCGATCGCGCGCCACGGCCACACGGCGCTCTCCTCCGGCACGCCGGTCGGCGTCGTGACGAGCGGCACCTTCGCGCCCTATCTCAAGAAGAACATCGGGCTCGCCTACCTTCCGGTCGCGCTGACCGAGCCCGGGACACGCTTCGAGGTCGAGATCCGCGGGCGCGCCGAGCCCGCGGTCGTCATTCCGACGCCGTTCTACAAGAGGGTGAGATGA
- a CDS encoding uroporphyrinogen-III synthase — translation MTGPPPARVLVTRPAGSWPSLVSRYAGTIAIELAPTAVQVEPLDPAPGERALDALAGYDWLVATSGQGVKALTLRLAARDRRSLPSGLKVAAVGERTAEALRGTGVTVDVVAADPRAAGLVEALRPRLGEGARVLVVKPEGGPALLAAALRGAGARVDEAPLYRTIASDMARPLAERAIAGAFAAVAFTAPSSLTLWLEAAAEKKQALVEALSRVKRVAIGATTAAALEDAHLPAHAVAARPDEDATGEAIGRALAASTC, via the coding sequence GTGACCGGTCCGCCTCCCGCGCGCGTGCTCGTCACGCGCCCGGCGGGGAGCTGGCCCTCGCTCGTCTCCCGTTACGCGGGGACGATCGCGATCGAGCTCGCGCCGACGGCCGTTCAGGTCGAGCCGCTCGATCCCGCGCCCGGAGAGCGCGCGCTCGACGCGCTCGCCGGCTACGACTGGCTCGTCGCGACGAGCGGGCAGGGTGTCAAGGCGCTGACCCTCCGTCTCGCCGCGCGCGACCGTCGTTCCCTGCCGAGCGGTCTCAAGGTGGCCGCCGTCGGCGAGCGTACCGCCGAGGCGCTCCGCGGGACCGGCGTGACGGTCGACGTCGTCGCCGCCGATCCGCGCGCTGCGGGTCTGGTCGAGGCGCTCCGCCCGCGCCTCGGCGAGGGCGCGCGCGTGCTCGTCGTCAAGCCGGAGGGAGGGCCGGCGCTCCTCGCCGCCGCTCTCCGCGGAGCGGGCGCGCGCGTCGACGAGGCGCCGCTCTACCGCACGATCGCGTCCGACATGGCGCGGCCGCTCGCCGAGCGCGCGATCGCGGGAGCGTTCGCGGCGGTCGCGTTCACCGCGCCGTCGTCGCTCACGCTGTGGCTCGAGGCGGCGGCCGAGAAGAAGCAGGCGCTCGTGGAGGCCCTCTCCCGCGTCAAGCGCGTCGCGATCGGGGCGACGACCGCGGCCGCCCTCGAGGACGCGCATCTCCCCGCTCATGCCGTCGCCGCGAGGCCTGACGAGGACGCGACGGGAGAGGCGATCGGTCGCGCGCTCGCTGCTTCGACCTGCTAA
- the hemC gene encoding hydroxymethylbilane synthase, whose product MTTIRLGSRGSPLALAQSRMVAAWLERAHPGLAVPITIVRTEGDRNTDASLTAAGGKGLFVKELEDALLAGTIDLAVHSLKDLPTELPGGLTLAAIPKRHDARDALIARDVARLDALKEGALVATGSPRRQCQLKARRADLRFVAVRGNVDTRVKKLERGEFDALVLAVAGIERLGLATPPRAPIPTEICLPAPGQGALGLETRADDAETRQLVAALDDPAARAAVTAERAFLAELGAGCLAPAAAFAQVSGGRIVLEAMVGDAETGAVQRDTAAGPAEDAASLGASLAGRLS is encoded by the coding sequence GTGACGACGATCCGTCTGGGCTCGCGCGGGAGCCCGCTCGCGCTCGCTCAGTCCCGCATGGTCGCAGCCTGGCTCGAGCGGGCGCATCCCGGTCTCGCGGTCCCGATCACGATCGTCCGCACCGAAGGCGACCGGAACACGGACGCCTCGCTCACCGCGGCCGGCGGCAAGGGGCTCTTCGTGAAGGAGCTGGAGGACGCGCTCCTCGCCGGCACGATCGATCTGGCGGTGCACAGCCTCAAGGACCTTCCGACGGAACTGCCCGGCGGCCTGACGCTCGCGGCGATCCCGAAGCGCCACGACGCGCGGGACGCGCTCATCGCGCGCGACGTCGCTCGCCTCGACGCTCTGAAAGAGGGCGCCCTCGTCGCGACCGGAAGCCCGAGGCGCCAGTGCCAGCTCAAGGCGAGGCGCGCCGACCTGCGCTTCGTCGCGGTCCGCGGCAACGTCGACACGCGCGTGAAGAAGCTCGAGCGCGGCGAGTTCGACGCGCTCGTCCTCGCCGTCGCCGGGATCGAGCGCCTCGGCCTGGCGACGCCGCCGCGCGCGCCGATCCCGACGGAGATCTGCCTCCCGGCGCCGGGCCAAGGTGCGCTCGGTCTCGAGACGCGCGCGGACGATGCGGAGACACGACAGCTCGTCGCCGCGCTCGACGATCCCGCCGCGCGCGCGGCCGTGACCGCCGAGCGCGCCTTCCTCGCAGAGCTGGGGGCGGGATGCCTCGCCCCCGCGGCCGCTTTCGCGCAGGTGTCCGGCGGCCGGATCGTTCTCGAGGCGATGGTCGGGGACGCGGAGACCGGCGCCGTGCAGCGGGACACGGCCGCGGGCCCCGCCGAAGACGCCGCGTCGCTCGGCGCATCTCTCGCCGGTCGCCTCTCGTGA
- the hemA gene encoding glutamyl-tRNA reductase, whose translation MLTLVGMNHRSAPLSLREQACFPEDGIPAALARLRDEGGAAEALIVATCNRVEILTRTVDGRPAPEAIRAFLARERGIAPETVEQHVYVHEGLQAAHHVFAVACGLDSMVLGEPQILGQVKRAYALAREAHAVGPVLDRLMQHALAAAKRVRTATGISRHAVSVAYAASTLARTIFDDLEGCSVLLMGAGKMSELAARHLESQGVRDLTVTNRTYARALDLATSLGGRAVPWDERQVQLSRVDIVVTGTAATQPVVLRSHVKEALRSRKGRPLFIVDIAVPRDVEPSAGDLDGVYLYDVDDLQDVVDAGLNERRRAAEEARRMLDAEVVAFDRWRQAVDLSPTIAALRQQLHQLGHDEIERFHRRLGSLSPEQHAVVEELARSLIQKVLHTPIMALKSAAERGEAAARTALYREIFGLDLAEGGNGDEASGPTHAISGGKDE comes from the coding sequence ATGCTCACGCTCGTGGGGATGAACCACAGGAGCGCGCCGCTCTCGCTCCGCGAGCAGGCGTGCTTCCCCGAGGACGGGATCCCCGCGGCGCTCGCGCGCCTCCGCGACGAAGGGGGCGCGGCCGAGGCGCTCATCGTCGCGACCTGCAACCGCGTCGAGATCCTGACACGCACCGTCGACGGCCGCCCCGCCCCCGAGGCGATCCGCGCGTTCCTCGCGCGCGAGCGGGGGATCGCTCCGGAGACGGTCGAGCAGCACGTCTACGTCCACGAAGGGCTCCAGGCGGCCCACCACGTCTTCGCGGTCGCCTGCGGCCTCGACTCGATGGTGCTCGGCGAGCCCCAGATCTTGGGCCAGGTCAAGCGGGCGTACGCGCTCGCGCGGGAGGCGCACGCGGTGGGACCGGTCCTCGACCGTCTCATGCAGCATGCCCTCGCCGCCGCCAAGCGCGTCCGCACCGCGACGGGAATCTCGCGCCACGCGGTCTCGGTCGCCTACGCCGCCTCGACCCTCGCGCGGACGATCTTCGACGATCTCGAAGGGTGCTCCGTCCTCCTCATGGGCGCCGGCAAGATGTCGGAGCTGGCCGCGCGGCACCTCGAGAGCCAGGGCGTGCGCGACCTCACCGTGACGAATCGCACCTACGCGCGGGCGCTCGACCTCGCGACCTCGCTCGGCGGGCGCGCGGTTCCGTGGGACGAGAGACAGGTCCAGCTCTCCCGGGTCGACATCGTGGTCACCGGGACAGCGGCGACACAGCCGGTCGTGCTCCGGTCGCACGTCAAGGAAGCGCTGCGCTCGCGCAAGGGACGGCCGCTCTTCATCGTCGACATCGCGGTGCCCCGCGACGTCGAACCGTCCGCCGGCGATCTCGACGGCGTCTATCTCTACGACGTCGACGACCTCCAGGACGTCGTCGACGCCGGGCTGAACGAGCGGCGCCGCGCAGCCGAGGAGGCGCGACGGATGCTCGACGCGGAAGTCGTCGCTTTCGATCGCTGGCGCCAGGCGGTCGATCTGTCGCCGACGATCGCGGCGCTCCGCCAGCAGCTCCATCAGCTCGGGCACGACGAGATCGAGCGCTTCCACCGCCGCCTCGGATCGCTCTCTCCCGAGCAGCATGCCGTCGTCGAGGAGCTGGCGCGGTCGCTCATCCAGAAGGTGCTCCACACGCCGATCATGGCGCTCAAGTCCGCGGCGGAGCGCGGCGAGGCCGCGGCGCGCACCGCGCTCTACCGCGAGATCTTCGGGCTCGATCTCGCCGAGGGCGGGAACGGCGACGAAGCCTCGGGGCCGACCCACGCGATCTCCGGGGGGAAGGACGAGTGA